DNA sequence from the bacterium genome:
GCCTCCGCCGCCTGCTGCGCGTGAGGGCGCCGGACCGTCAACGGAAAGTTGCGAACGACGAACCGCAGCCGGGCACCGAGGCGCCGTTGCACCTCTTTGACGATCGGATACGCTGCTCCGGTATACGGACACTCGTAGTCGCCGTATTCCACGAGCGTCACCGGGGCCGTGGCCAGCCCAGATCCCGCCGTTCGGGCGTCCCGAGAAGGGGGTTGTGAAGTTCTCAGGGTATCACACCGATATCTACAGCAAAGAACTCTATCACCTCAGCATTGGGTTCTTGTATGCTCAACGCGGTCTGTGAGACCCGGCCGCGGGCGCACCGCGTAGCGACGTTCGAGGGAGGCATGCGATGGACGCGAAGACCCCGCCCGATGCGGGCCGGATGCCGGATGAGGAGACGCCCGGCAAGCGCTTCGCCTATGAGATGGCGTTCGACAGCCGGTTCGAGGGACGCCGGTGGGACGAGGTCGAGACAGAATTGCGGGCGGAATATCCCCGCTGGATGCAGCAGCAAGGCCTGGACCGCGGCGGAGCGGACTGGGACGGCGTCAAGCATGCGGTGCGTGAAGCCTGGGACAGCGCCCTGGACGTGGAGCGCGCGAAAACCGATCCGTGGAGCGGACAATGGGATGAGCGCGCGCCGGAATATCGGAGGATGTGGGAGAGCCGTTACAGTGGGTCCGGCCGCCGCTGGGAAGATGTCGAGCTGGGGTACCGGTACGCGGACTCGATGGGCCTGGATCCGCGCTACCTCGGCCGGCCGTGGGACGACGTGGCGCCGGGCCTCGAGGTCGAGTTCCCGACATGGGCCGCGTCGCACGGCTACCGGATCGGTGAAGGCGAGAACCTCTGGGAACGCCTGCGCGATTCGATCCGGCATGCGTGGGATCACGTCAAACACCGGCGTCCCTCCTAGGGGAACTACCGGCCCGCCAGATGACGCAGCACGGTACTGTAATTGGATGGACGATCACGCCGCCGGGCGCGCGAACGGGGACGGGGCGGAACGCATCGGGGCGCTCGACTGATTCGCGTCGCTGCAAAAATCAGCGTGCCGGCCGCGGCGCCCCCTTGAGCGAGTTCTGCGCGGTGTCGATCGACGGGAAGACCGGGATCACCTGATAGAAATTCAGCGTGTCGATCACGTCCTGCACCTGGTGCTGCGGATTGGCCAGCACCATGAGACGATCGTTCTCGCGGTAGATGCGGCGGTGGGCCAGCAACTCGCGGAACCCGGTGCTGTCGATGTAGGTGACATCACTGAGGTCGACGATGACATGACGGCCCAGGGATAACGCCGTGGTCAGCGCCTGCCGCAGAATCGAGACCGTGGACAGATCGACTTCGCCGGACGGGTGTACGATGTTGGCGAGCGACGCCTCATCAACCTGGCACGTCAAAAGACGGCTGCTCATGGCACGTTGCAATCAATTTACCCATCCGTGTTGGGACGGAAACGCGCGACGTACGATCTGGAGTGATGCTTACGCGGCGGAGTTGGAGCCCCGCGTCAGTTCCAGCATCGCCTCGACGACCGCCGGGTCGAAGTGCGTTCCCGCGTGCTGCTGAAGATACTCCCGCGTCTCGGCCTCGCTCCACGCCGGGCGATACGGCCGCTCCGACCGGAGGGCGTCCCACACGTCGACGACGGCAAACACGCGCGCGGCGAAGGGAATCTGGTCCTCCCTGAGCCCACGCGGGTAGCCGGTCCCGTCCCATCTCTCGTGATGGCAGTAGGGGATGTCGAGCGCCGGCCGCAGGTACTCGATCGGCGAGAGCAATTCGTAGGCCTGGACGGGGTGCCGGCGCATGATCGCCCATTCTTCCTCCGTGAGCGGCCCCGGCTTTCCCAAGATGCCGTCGGGGACGCTCATCTTACCGATATCGTGCAGCAGCGCACCCCGGCGCAGGTGCGTCAGATCGCCGTCCGGCATTCCCAAGGCCTGGGCCAGCGCGACGGCCATGTCGGCGACGCGCTGACTGTGGCCCTCGGTTTCCTTGTCCCGAAGGTCGAGGGCTCTCGACCAACCCTCGATCGTGCGGTCGTAGGCGAGCGTCAGATCGGTGTTCGCCCGCTGGAGATCGCCGACGAGCGTCGCGTTCTCCACGGCGATGGCAGCCTGGCCGGCCAGGATGGTCAGGAGATTCATCCACGGCTCACTGACGGCCAGCGGCCGCCGGTGGAAGACCTCCAAGACCCCCTGCACCTGGCCTTTGGCGGTCAGCGGCACGGCGGCGTACGCGACAAATCCTTCTTCCCGGAACATCTGCGCCCTGCGGAAATCCGACATCGAGATCACGTCCGGCATGACGACGGGTGTCCGCTCGAAGATGACGCGATTGAGGGCGTTGCCGCCCAGGGGCACGTGATGCGGGCCGGCCCAAAGGCTGCGGAAGCCCCGGCCCGCGGCATATTCCAAGGCCTGCGCCGCCCGCCGGAACAACAAGACGTCGGCGGCATCCACGCCGAGATGCTCCACGACCTTGCTGAGGAATAGCTGCAGCGTGACGCGCAGATCGAAGGTGCCGCTGATCGCGACATCGATCTCGTGCAGCGCTTGAACCTGCCGCAGGTGCTTCTCCGTTTCGGCAAAGAGACGGGCGTTGTGCAGCGCGGCGGCGGCCTGGCCGGCGAACAACGTCAGCAGGCGGGTGTCGCCGTCCGTGAACCGGCGGGTCGAGGCGGGAGCCTCGTGGACGTCGAGCGTCCCGATCAGTTCACCGCGATACAGCATCGGCACGCCGAGGAGCGGGCCGAGAGGCAGCCGTTCGGAGTGCGGCAGGCGCCCGTCCCAGGAGTGGTAGTCGTCGATCCGCATGGGCTCCCGACTCGCCGCCAGCCGGCCGAGAAATCCGTGTCCCATGGGGACACGGGTGCCGATCGGCATCGGGGCGTTCTTGGCGACGGTCATTTCGAGGTCGTCGCGCTGCGGGTCGTAGATCGCGAGCGTGCTCCCGTGCGCGTGCAGGAGGTCGGCGGCCCGCTCGACGATGGCCTCGAGCTGCGCGTGCAGATCGTGCTGCGTGCCCAGGTCGCGGGCGGTGTCGTACAGGCTGGCGAATTCCGCGGCCCGGCGCTCGGTCTCGTTGTAGAGCCGGGCGCGGCGGATGGCCGTTCCGCCCGTTTCGGCGATCGTCTCGAGGAGGCGCACGTCGGCTCCCGTGAACGGCCGGTTCTCCGCCGTCCGGGACCGGGCCACCACGAGCGTGCCGAGAATCTCTTCCTCGGACCGGACGGGGACCAGCGCGAACGGCCCGAGGGCTTGGTAGAGTGCGGCCTCCATGAACGGCGGCAGGATCTGGCCCGCGAACTCGCCGATAACGAACGACTCACTGGTTTGCACGACCCTGCCGGACCGCGTGCCCGCGACCGGAAACGTCGATCCCGTCACTTCGTCGGCGATCCCCGTCGTGTACACCCGCGTGAACATAGTCCGGTCCGGGTTGAGCAGGGCGAGCGCTCCATGGGCGGCCCCGAAGAGCGTCATGCTTCGCTCGACGAGCGCGCGATACATCTCCCCGAGCGACCGGGCCTCCCGGAGCGCTTTGGCAATTCCGTGCAGCGCTTCGAGGTCCGCGGCCCGGCGGCGGACGGTGTCTTCGGCGCCCCGGCTGTGCTCGGTCAGCGCGCGGAACAGCAGCTCGTTCTGACGGAGCGCCTCTTCGGCGCGTCGTCGCTCCGCGGTCTCGGTCAGGTCCTGGACCACCGCCAGCGTCGCGCGTCGGCCCGCGTACAGGAGCGCCTGCGTGAAGACGCGCGCGTCGAAGGCCCGGCCGTCCTTGCACCGATGGCGCCACTCGCCGGAGGATTGCAGGGTGCGGTGTCCGCGCGCCGCTCCGGCGGGCGGACGAGGCGCGCTCTCGGGAGGCCAGATGTCGGTGACGCGCAGCGCCAGAAATTCATCGTGCGCGTAACCGTATCGGGCGACGGCGGCGGCGTTCGCGTCGAGGAGCCGCAGGGTGTCCAGGTCATAGACGTACATGGGGAGCGGGTTGTGTTCGAAGAGCTCAAACGGCGTCTGGACGAAGGCCGCATCGCTCCCGCCCACTGTCGCACCACGCTCCCTTCCGTTAGGGTCATGTTCCGCGCGCCCCGCGATCCAAGCGGGTGTAGTGCAACATACCCCTTTCAGGTTCCTGCAAGACGACGCGGTCGGGGGAAGAGGATACGCGCGGGTTGCGCGACAGCAATCTGCGGCCGGCAGCCCGTGCTTGGGGAGGAAGGGTAGCCGCGCCCGAGCTCCGAACACGCATCGGCATGCACACCGTGGGGGGCGGCTTCCTGCTCGCGCGGTCCGGCGCGCCCGAGATATTTACGCCCGAAGACTTTTCCGAGGAACACCGGCTGGCCGCCCGGAGCCTCGCCGCCTTCCTCGACGCGGAAGTAGAGCCGCGGGCCGCGGACCTCGAGACGCACAATTATCCGCTGATGCGGGAGCTTTTGCGGCGGCTCGGTGCGCTCGGATTCCTCGCCGTCGATGTCTCCGAAGAGTACGGCGGGAGCGGGCTCGATCTCATCACGTCGCTGCTCGTGGCGGAGACCATGAGCCGCGGGTCGTTCGCGGTGTCGTTCGGCGCGCATACCGTGATCGGCACGCTGCCCATCGTGTATTTCGGCACCGAGGCGCAGAAGCGGCGGTACCTGCCGGGCCTTGCCGCCGGGGAGCTCGTCGGCGCCTATGCGCTCACCGAACCCACGGCCGGTTCCGACGCCCTGGCCGCTCGGACCCGCGCCGTCCTGACCGAAGACGGGGACGCGTACCGGCTCACCGGGACCAAGCAGTTCATCACCAATGCCGGCTTCGCCGACGTCTTTACGACCTACGCCAAGGTCGACGGCGAGCGCTTCACGGGTTTCATCGTCGATCGGGCCACGGACGGGCTCGAGGTGGGCCCGGAGGAGCACAAGATGGGCATCCGGGGCTCCTCCACGGCCAGCCTGTTCTTCGACAACGCGCGCGTGCCCGCCGGCAACGTCCTCGGCGAAGTCGGTGGCGGGCACCGGGTCGCGCTCAACATCCTTAACATGGGGCGTCTCAAGCTGGCCACGGCCTGCGCCGGCGCCGCGAAGCGCGCGCTGCGCCACGCCGTGGCCTATGCCAAAGAGCGCCGGCAGTTCGGCCGCTCCATCGCGTCCTTCGGGCTCATCCAGCAGAAGCTGGCGGACATGGCAGTGCGGATCTATCTTCTCGAAAGCATGATCTACCGGACGGGCGGCCTCATACGGGCGGCCGGGACGGCACCGGACGGAGCGGTCGCCGCCCTCGAGGAGTACGCGGTCGAGTGCGCGATCGCCAAAGTATACGGGTCGGAAGCCGCGGGCTTCGTGGCGGATGAAACGGTGCAGATCTTCGGCGGGTACGGCTTCATCGAAGACTACCCGGCCGC
Encoded proteins:
- a CDS encoding thioredoxin domain-containing protein, whose product is MRTSQPPSRDARTAGSGLATAPVTLVEYGDYECPYTGAAYPIVKEVQRRLGARLRFVVRNFPLTVRRPHAQQAAEA
- a CDS encoding acyl-CoA dehydrogenase family protein, with amino-acid sequence MHTVGGGFLLARSGAPEIFTPEDFSEEHRLAARSLAAFLDAEVEPRAADLETHNYPLMRELLRRLGALGFLAVDVSEEYGGSGLDLITSLLVAETMSRGSFAVSFGAHTVIGTLPIVYFGTEAQKRRYLPGLAAGELVGAYALTEPTAGSDALAARTRAVLTEDGDAYRLTGTKQFITNAGFADVFTTYAKVDGERFTGFIVDRATDGLEVGPEEHKMGIRGSSTASLFFDNARVPAGNVLGEVGGGHRVALNILNMGRLKLATACAGAAKRALRHAVAYAKERRQFGRSIASFGLIQQKLADMAVRIYLLESMIYRTGGLIRAAGTAPDGAVAALEEYAVECAIAKVYGSEAAGFVADETVQIFGGYGFIEDYPAARAYRDARINRIYEGTNEINRLLITGMLLRRAQRGRLPLLAAVRSAAGRSLPGVETSGGVLAEAHRDVEAARAACLRVAGSAVAKCGDRLGDEQEILAGIADLVIDVFAMESGLLRAHRALDRGAAADAKVDLVRAGLADGLFRMEGRCRQVLAAVEEGEELRGALAALHGLVPDVPPDGIRLRRRIAGRLLDAGGYVA
- a CDS encoding STAS domain-containing protein translates to MSSRLLTCQVDEASLANIVHPSGEVDLSTVSILRQALTTALSLGRHVIVDLSDVTYIDSTGFRELLAHRRIYRENDRLMVLANPQHQVQDVIDTLNFYQVIPVFPSIDTAQNSLKGAPRPAR
- a CDS encoding GAF domain-containing protein; amino-acid sequence: MGGSDAAFVQTPFELFEHNPLPMYVYDLDTLRLLDANAAAVARYGYAHDEFLALRVTDIWPPESAPRPPAGAARGHRTLQSSGEWRHRCKDGRAFDARVFTQALLYAGRRATLAVVQDLTETAERRRAEEALRQNELLFRALTEHSRGAEDTVRRRAADLEALHGIAKALREARSLGEMYRALVERSMTLFGAAHGALALLNPDRTMFTRVYTTGIADEVTGSTFPVAGTRSGRVVQTSESFVIGEFAGQILPPFMEAALYQALGPFALVPVRSEEEILGTLVVARSRTAENRPFTGADVRLLETIAETGGTAIRRARLYNETERRAAEFASLYDTARDLGTQHDLHAQLEAIVERAADLLHAHGSTLAIYDPQRDDLEMTVAKNAPMPIGTRVPMGHGFLGRLAASREPMRIDDYHSWDGRLPHSERLPLGPLLGVPMLYRGELIGTLDVHEAPASTRRFTDGDTRLLTLFAGQAAAALHNARLFAETEKHLRQVQALHEIDVAISGTFDLRVTLQLFLSKVVEHLGVDAADVLLFRRAAQALEYAAGRGFRSLWAGPHHVPLGGNALNRVIFERTPVVMPDVISMSDFRRAQMFREEGFVAYAAVPLTAKGQVQGVLEVFHRRPLAVSEPWMNLLTILAGQAAIAVENATLVGDLQRANTDLTLAYDRTIEGWSRALDLRDKETEGHSQRVADMAVALAQALGMPDGDLTHLRRGALLHDIGKMSVPDGILGKPGPLTEEEWAIMRRHPVQAYELLSPIEYLRPALDIPYCHHERWDGTGYPRGLREDQIPFAARVFAVVDVWDALRSERPYRPAWSEAETREYLQQHAGTHFDPAVVEAMLELTRGSNSAA